One window from the genome of Gimesia aquarii encodes:
- a CDS encoding arsenate reductase/protein-tyrosine-phosphatase family protein: MTERINLKQSDDPRDVIHLAVQHLANGELVAFPTATAYVIAGQSLNSSAMKKLRLLSNTDEPLVICVKGFDEGLDYLPDMSPIGRKLAKRCWPGPVILQMNRPGSNSLFSHIPGEIQAQISPGAHVRLRAPAHEIIFQTMRLSPAPLVLLNEQSKYQTADSIMADFNGQVALIIDDGPSRFGDQSTIVSISDNNWQIQEPGVVTETTLKRLSSEIYMFVCTGNTCRSPMAEGLFRKLLSDKLGCLEDELADQGFIIGSAGLAAALGAPPSPEGVAILAEEGIDIRGHESQPLTERLLDQSDHIYTMTQGHRLAILAERPDLNETVKLLSPEGNDISDPIGGGLQCYVDCKKEIERHLKSIIAQINVP, from the coding sequence ATGACCGAACGGATCAATCTAAAACAATCTGACGACCCCCGTGATGTGATACATCTTGCTGTTCAACATCTGGCGAACGGGGAATTAGTCGCTTTTCCAACGGCGACAGCTTATGTCATCGCGGGCCAGTCCCTTAATTCCTCAGCGATGAAGAAACTTAGATTACTTTCAAATACAGATGAACCACTTGTGATCTGTGTGAAGGGATTTGACGAAGGACTCGATTATTTGCCAGATATGTCTCCCATAGGCCGAAAACTGGCTAAACGTTGCTGGCCTGGTCCTGTGATTCTGCAAATGAATCGTCCAGGAAGTAACAGCTTATTCTCGCATATCCCCGGAGAGATTCAGGCACAAATCAGTCCAGGCGCCCATGTACGTTTACGGGCTCCTGCCCATGAAATTATTTTCCAGACCATGCGGCTCTCTCCGGCACCGCTGGTCTTATTAAACGAACAATCAAAATATCAGACTGCCGATTCCATAATGGCTGATTTTAATGGACAAGTTGCTTTGATCATTGATGATGGCCCCTCTCGTTTTGGTGATCAATCTACCATTGTCTCTATATCCGATAACAACTGGCAGATCCAAGAACCAGGTGTTGTTACTGAAACCACCCTGAAAAGATTATCGAGTGAAATTTACATGTTTGTCTGCACAGGCAACACCTGCCGCAGTCCGATGGCGGAAGGACTATTCCGCAAATTACTCTCAGACAAACTTGGCTGCCTGGAAGACGAATTGGCCGACCAGGGCTTTATCATTGGCTCTGCCGGTCTGGCCGCTGCGCTCGGTGCCCCCCCCAGCCCGGAAGGCGTTGCGATTCTGGCGGAAGAAGGAATTGATATTCGAGGCCACGAGAGCCAGCCACTGACTGAACGACTGCTTGATCAATCGGATCATATCTATACCATGACTCAAGGACATCGTTTAGCAATTCTGGCAGAACGACCTGATCTAAACGAGACTGTCAAACTGCTTTCACCCGAAGGGAACGACATTTCTGACCCCATTGGTGGAGGCCTTCAATGCTACGTAGATTGCAAAAAAGAAATTGAGAGGCATTTGAAGTCAATAATCGCACAAATCAACGTCCCTTGA
- the rpiB gene encoding ribose 5-phosphate isomerase B — translation MKIAVASDHRGFTTKEKILTLLNQLGHEALDYGPDDGESVDYPDYAVKVAKDIGKNAIDRGILICGTGMGMCIVANKFPGVRATPCHDDITAQMSRLHNDSNVLCLSADLLGDRLVNRMIEIWLKEKFEGGRHARRLEKLNKVEEQNMPPQ, via the coding sequence ATGAAAATAGCAGTTGCCAGTGATCACCGAGGTTTTACTACTAAGGAGAAAATCCTCACACTATTAAATCAGTTAGGCCATGAAGCACTCGATTACGGACCTGATGATGGTGAAAGTGTAGACTACCCAGATTATGCTGTTAAAGTAGCAAAAGACATCGGAAAAAACGCTATTGATCGTGGTATTTTGATTTGTGGTACAGGAATGGGGATGTGCATCGTCGCAAACAAGTTTCCGGGAGTCAGAGCAACCCCATGTCATGACGATATTACTGCGCAAATGAGCCGTCTGCACAATGACTCAAATGTCCTTTGCCTTTCTGCTGATTTACTCGGAGATCGACTCGTCAATCGTATGATCGAAATCTGGCTCAAAGAGAAGTTTGAGGGAGGCCGACATGCCCGTCGTCTGGAAAAATTGAATAAAGTCGAAGAGCAAAACATGCCTCCTCAGTAG
- the gcvH gene encoding glycine cleavage system protein GcvH, translating to MDQGNLKFTKTHEWVGVEGEIATVGITDFAVNQLTDLVYIELPEVGSSCEAGKVFGEVESVKAVSDLYAPISGEISEVNSALVDDQSPLSDDPFGAGWITKVKISNPAELDQFMNTGEYRKFCESEAH from the coding sequence ATGGATCAGGGCAATTTAAAATTTACTAAAACTCATGAGTGGGTCGGCGTTGAAGGTGAGATTGCAACGGTAGGAATCACCGATTTTGCTGTCAATCAGTTGACCGATCTCGTTTACATTGAGCTACCAGAAGTCGGTTCGAGCTGTGAAGCAGGTAAAGTATTTGGGGAAGTAGAAAGTGTTAAAGCTGTCAGTGACTTGTATGCCCCTATCAGTGGCGAAATCTCTGAAGTAAACAGTGCTCTCGTCGATGACCAGTCGCCACTTTCAGATGACCCCTTTGGAGCTGGATGGATCACAAAAGTCAAGATATCAAATCCAGCAGAACTGGATCAGTTTATGAATACCGGAGAGTATCGCAAGTTTTGTGAGTCGGAAGCACACTAA
- the gcvPA gene encoding aminomethyl-transferring glycine dehydrogenase subunit GcvPA, translating into MPYLFNTPEQQQEMLNVIGVDSLEALFATIPSELRLKRKLNIPPALTEMELQSHISNLAEKNIGPSSRVCMLGGGAYDHFIPAAVDEIARRGEFYTAYTPYQAEASQGSLQTFFEFQSLICRLTGMDVSNASLYEGGTCVSEATFMAMRVTNRHNRIVLLESMHPEYRQVVESYLNHLNCEVIVVPCINGCVAPADVDKAMDDQTACLVIQHPNFFGTLEEAEQLTEIAHKYGALSVVSYDPISLGLLNRPGDYGADIAIAEGQSLGTPLQFGGPYLGLFSCSKKFVRRMPGRLIGQTVDRNGKSCFVLNLQAREQHIRRDKATSNICSNQGLIAIRATVYLSLLGKQGIREVAELSCQKAHYAAEQLCQIEGISLLFKDRPFFKEFVLSCSEGPDYLLRKARQAGFDLGPELSRFDFQNSSETYRTGVLVAITEQRTREEIDCLVKALKA; encoded by the coding sequence GTGCCTTACCTCTTTAACACACCAGAACAACAGCAAGAAATGCTAAACGTCATCGGCGTTGATTCCCTGGAAGCCTTGTTTGCAACAATTCCTTCAGAGTTACGTCTAAAGCGTAAGCTTAATATCCCTCCAGCACTAACAGAAATGGAACTACAGTCACACATCTCGAATCTGGCAGAAAAAAATATCGGTCCGAGTTCGCGAGTCTGTATGTTGGGTGGCGGCGCTTATGATCATTTCATTCCTGCTGCCGTCGATGAGATTGCCCGACGTGGAGAATTTTATACCGCCTATACCCCCTATCAGGCGGAAGCCAGCCAGGGTAGCTTGCAGACCTTTTTCGAATTCCAGTCATTGATCTGCCGATTAACTGGCATGGACGTTTCGAATGCCAGCCTGTATGAGGGAGGTACCTGTGTCAGTGAAGCCACTTTCATGGCGATGCGTGTTACAAACCGCCATAACCGAATCGTCTTACTGGAGTCAATGCACCCTGAATATCGACAGGTAGTAGAATCATACTTAAATCACCTGAATTGTGAAGTAATTGTTGTTCCCTGTATTAATGGTTGTGTCGCCCCTGCTGATGTTGACAAAGCGATGGACGATCAAACGGCGTGCCTTGTTATACAGCACCCTAATTTTTTTGGAACACTGGAAGAAGCTGAGCAACTGACAGAAATTGCCCATAAGTACGGTGCTTTATCAGTTGTTTCTTATGATCCGATCAGTCTCGGTCTTTTGAATCGTCCCGGTGATTATGGTGCAGACATTGCCATCGCAGAAGGACAGTCGCTGGGAACTCCTTTACAATTCGGTGGTCCATATCTGGGTCTATTTTCCTGTAGCAAGAAGTTTGTTCGCAGAATGCCTGGTCGATTGATTGGCCAAACTGTTGACCGAAACGGCAAATCCTGTTTTGTACTAAATCTACAAGCACGAGAACAACACATCCGTCGTGATAAAGCAACGAGTAATATCTGTAGTAACCAGGGGCTGATCGCAATCCGCGCCACCGTTTATTTGTCCCTGCTCGGAAAACAGGGAATTCGTGAAGTGGCTGAGCTTTCATGCCAAAAAGCACATTATGCTGCCGAACAACTTTGCCAAATCGAGGGAATCAGTCTTTTATTCAAAGATCGCCCTTTCTTCAAAGAATTTGTTTTAAGCTGCTCTGAAGGTCCTGATTATCTTCTACGTAAAGCACGCCAGGCTGGCTTTGATCTCGGGCCAGAACTATCCCGCTTTGATTTTCAAAATAGTTCTGAGACGTACCGGACTGGAGTACTTGTCGCCATTACAGAACAAAGAACGCGCGAAGAAATTGACTGCCTGGTAAAAGCATTAAAAGCATAG
- the gcvPB gene encoding aminomethyl-transferring glycine dehydrogenase subunit GcvPB: MRNQLATELLFALSQPGRRGALFPDSDVPEKPLNELIPQSALATNPTDLPEVTEPDVIRHFVNLSTLNMCVDTHFYPLGSCTMKYNPKRHERLAGLPGIVDLHPYQNPSDLQGMLELLYGMQEMLAEISGLPAVSLQPAAGAQGEFTALLTAKAYFEDRGENRTKVLFPNSAHGTNPASAALAGFDCVQLESSEEGLVDLDDLKTHLDDQTAVFMVTNPNTLGLFEKDIKQIAQMVHDAGGLVYIDGANMNAILGYTRPGDFGGDMMHFNVHKTFTGPHGAGGPGAGPIAVRDFLADYLPGPVIKQTKTDSEENQFVLENPSKSIGRIRTFYGNIGILVRGYCYLRTLGAEGLKAVSENAVLNANYLKVILKDVLPVPNGDLCMHEFVASASKMKSKNGITAMDIAKRLLDFGFHAPTVYFPLVVPEAIMVEPTETESKETLDAFAEIIRQIVKEDPEFLHEAPHSTDISRPDEVIAARNPILQCCEP; the protein is encoded by the coding sequence ATGCGAAATCAATTGGCTACCGAATTACTGTTTGCTCTTTCCCAACCCGGCCGACGTGGTGCTCTGTTTCCTGATTCAGATGTACCTGAAAAACCACTGAATGAATTGATCCCCCAATCGGCTTTGGCCACTAACCCAACAGACCTGCCCGAAGTCACAGAACCAGATGTGATTCGACATTTTGTTAATTTATCAACCCTCAATATGTGTGTAGATACCCATTTTTACCCTTTGGGTAGCTGTACTATGAAATACAACCCCAAACGTCATGAACGACTGGCTGGACTACCTGGAATTGTTGATTTACACCCGTATCAAAACCCGTCAGATCTACAAGGTATGCTGGAATTACTGTATGGAATGCAGGAAATGTTGGCTGAAATTTCAGGATTACCTGCGGTTTCTCTGCAACCAGCTGCAGGAGCCCAAGGAGAATTCACTGCATTATTAACTGCGAAAGCATATTTTGAAGATCGTGGAGAAAATCGAACCAAAGTACTATTTCCTAACAGTGCGCATGGAACCAATCCGGCAAGTGCAGCTCTTGCTGGATTTGACTGTGTGCAACTGGAAAGTAGTGAAGAGGGACTGGTTGATTTAGACGACCTCAAAACACATCTAGACGATCAGACGGCTGTGTTCATGGTTACAAACCCCAATACACTGGGGCTATTTGAAAAAGACATCAAACAGATAGCGCAAATGGTGCATGATGCAGGTGGTCTCGTTTATATTGATGGTGCCAACATGAACGCCATCCTCGGTTACACACGCCCTGGTGACTTTGGAGGGGATATGATGCATTTTAATGTGCATAAAACTTTCACCGGTCCACACGGTGCTGGTGGACCAGGGGCAGGTCCCATTGCGGTTCGCGACTTCCTGGCTGACTATCTACCTGGCCCAGTCATCAAACAAACGAAAACCGATTCGGAAGAAAATCAATTTGTACTGGAAAACCCTTCCAAATCCATAGGACGCATTCGAACATTCTACGGAAATATCGGAATCTTAGTACGAGGCTATTGTTACTTGAGAACACTCGGAGCAGAAGGCTTAAAAGCCGTCTCTGAAAATGCGGTTCTGAATGCAAACTATCTCAAAGTCATTCTAAAGGATGTGCTCCCCGTACCCAATGGTGATTTGTGTATGCATGAGTTTGTGGCTTCTGCCTCAAAAATGAAGTCCAAAAATGGGATCACCGCGATGGACATCGCGAAACGACTGCTCGACTTTGGTTTTCATGCTCCAACAGTCTATTTCCCATTGGTTGTACCTGAAGCCATCATGGTCGAACCAACGGAAACTGAATCAAAAGAAACTCTAGATGCGTTCGCCGAGATAATCCGCCAGATTGTAAAGGAAGATCCAGAGTTTCTACACGAGGCGCCGCACAGCACCGACATCAGTAGGCCTGATGAAGTCATTGCTGCCCGTAACCCAATTCTGCAGTGCTGCGAACCATAA
- a CDS encoding lipoate--protein ligase family protein, whose amino-acid sequence MAIDESLLESAASQNICSLRWYRWKKPTISLGYFQKNDTEQNNDVWQDLSRVRRLSGGGAILHHHELTYSFTIPASHRLSKSLPDLYLTIHQPLIDVLSAHQLKVEFRGVSVTAKSEPFLCFGRGDERDLIYLGHKILGSAQRRRKGAIVQHGSLLLLTSEYAPQFPGLLNLVEQTSLYQQEFLMQLSEECSQAIAKAVNLPLKYQNLTDEEFSLANHLEKDKYSQATWNSRKK is encoded by the coding sequence ATGGCCATTGATGAATCTCTACTAGAATCCGCTGCTTCACAAAATATTTGTTCGTTACGCTGGTACCGCTGGAAAAAACCTACAATTTCTCTCGGTTACTTTCAAAAAAATGATACCGAACAGAATAACGATGTTTGGCAAGATCTTTCCAGAGTGCGTCGACTCTCAGGAGGTGGTGCTATTTTACATCACCATGAGCTAACCTATTCTTTTACGATTCCAGCCAGCCATCGGCTTTCCAAGTCACTACCAGATCTCTACCTGACAATTCATCAACCACTGATTGATGTCTTGTCTGCTCATCAGCTCAAAGTGGAATTTCGTGGTGTTTCCGTTACCGCTAAATCAGAACCATTTCTCTGTTTTGGTCGTGGTGATGAACGGGATCTGATATATCTTGGGCACAAGATTCTCGGAAGTGCTCAAAGGCGAAGAAAGGGTGCAATAGTACAGCACGGAAGCCTTTTACTACTGACTTCGGAATACGCCCCTCAATTTCCAGGCCTCCTGAATCTAGTAGAACAAACCAGCTTGTACCAGCAAGAATTTCTAATGCAATTGTCTGAGGAATGCTCTCAGGCTATTGCCAAAGCGGTCAATCTGCCTCTTAAGTATCAAAACCTGACTGACGAGGAATTCTCGCTTGCTAACCATCTGGAAAAAGATAAGTATTCACAAGCTACCTGGAACTCACGAAAGAAATAG
- a CDS encoding FHA domain-containing protein, with translation MLQPALKVIGGRHNGKQIPITGKKFLIGREEDCHLRPNSDMVSRHHCVFTVDEYSVRLRDFGSTNGTSVNGKRIKGEIQLAHGDKIQVGKLDFEIIIAKSADAESSQNDPGAVAEAPSSGEILTGSDTVFDIPVRSNDDSQTPAAAPEETTPAPETPSTPEVYTGDTQILSTEQQQQAQQAGYPPQQYPYPPQQMPPGQQYPYPMPPQYYPQQGYPQQPMPAYPQQYQVPPQGYPQQPPPQQPPENAENEPVVPDLPPVTLPPPEETGVKNQE, from the coding sequence ATGTTGCAACCTGCGTTAAAAGTAATAGGCGGTCGTCATAACGGAAAACAAATTCCAATTACAGGCAAAAAATTTTTAATCGGCCGAGAAGAAGACTGCCACTTACGACCCAACAGTGACATGGTTAGTCGACATCATTGTGTATTCACAGTTGACGAATACAGCGTTCGCCTTCGTGACTTTGGTAGTACTAATGGTACTTCAGTCAATGGAAAACGAATTAAGGGTGAAATTCAACTCGCGCATGGCGATAAGATCCAAGTCGGTAAACTCGACTTCGAAATCATTATTGCCAAGTCAGCAGATGCTGAAAGTTCACAAAATGACCCGGGAGCTGTTGCCGAAGCACCTTCCAGTGGAGAAATTCTGACTGGGTCAGATACTGTGTTCGATATTCCGGTTCGTTCTAATGACGATTCTCAAACACCTGCTGCGGCTCCTGAAGAAACGACTCCCGCTCCTGAAACACCATCGACTCCTGAGGTCTATACTGGGGATACTCAAATTCTGTCTACAGAACAACAGCAACAAGCCCAACAAGCAGGCTACCCTCCGCAACAGTATCCTTATCCACCACAACAGATGCCACCCGGACAACAATACCCATACCCAATGCCACCTCAGTACTACCCACAACAAGGGTATCCTCAACAACCGATGCCAGCCTACCCTCAACAGTACCAGGTGCCACCACAAGGCTATCCCCAGCAACCACCTCCTCAACAACCACCAGAAAACGCAGAGAATGAGCCGGTCGTCCCAGACCTGCCACCAGTTACTCTACCACCGCCTGAAGAAACCGGTGTAAAGAATCAAGAGTAA
- a CDS encoding DUF1559 domain-containing protein gives MRPFHTPSKREGFTLIELLVVIAIIAILIALLLPAVQQAREAARRSTCKNNLKQIGLAMHNYESAHRVFPYAHRGANGWYPQACHQRDTWFHRILPYVDQAPMYNAYEADCANVSASTSNHVHNISSSQTFVRTALPAFMCPSDVGPAFAESSGVRWGGNYMGCIGWSRNLSTGSDDGMFGYETKTKIRDITDGTSSTMMLSEGVQRVTVPTGFSWGCPGCYWIGGAHGEVTFTAFETPNTSAPDQNYLCKSTTDVNAPCVSNTSIRWNYARSKHVGGVHVGMADGAVRFISENIDQGTFRALATISGDEVVGEF, from the coding sequence ATGAGACCATTCCATACTCCCTCTAAACGGGAAGGCTTTACGCTTATCGAATTGTTAGTCGTGATTGCCATCATTGCTATTTTGATTGCCTTACTCCTGCCAGCCGTCCAGCAGGCACGTGAAGCCGCACGACGCAGTACTTGCAAAAATAATTTAAAGCAAATTGGGTTGGCAATGCACAACTATGAAAGCGCACATCGTGTGTTTCCATATGCACATCGAGGGGCCAATGGATGGTATCCACAAGCATGCCATCAACGTGATACTTGGTTCCACCGCATTCTTCCTTATGTCGATCAGGCACCGATGTATAACGCTTATGAAGCGGATTGTGCAAACGTTTCTGCGAGCACTAGTAATCACGTGCATAATATTTCGAGCAGTCAGACATTTGTTCGTACGGCATTACCAGCTTTCATGTGTCCTTCAGACGTAGGGCCTGCATTTGCAGAATCTTCTGGGGTACGTTGGGGAGGAAATTATATGGGATGTATTGGTTGGTCAAGAAACCTCTCTACAGGATCTGATGACGGGATGTTTGGATATGAAACCAAAACCAAGATACGGGACATTACTGATGGGACTTCAAGCACAATGATGTTGAGTGAAGGAGTACAACGTGTGACCGTTCCCACTGGTTTCTCTTGGGGATGCCCTGGTTGCTATTGGATTGGAGGGGCTCATGGTGAAGTCACTTTTACGGCATTTGAAACACCGAATACATCGGCTCCAGATCAAAATTATCTTTGTAAAAGTACAACAGATGTCAATGCGCCTTGTGTCAGCAATACATCTATTCGATGGAATTACGCACGTAGCAAGCACGTTGGTGGTGTGCATGTGGGAATGGCTGATGGTGCTGTTCGATTTATTTCTGAAAATATTGATCAAGGTACATTCCGTGCGTTGGCAACCATTTCAGGTGATGAAGTTGTCGGTGAATTTTAA
- a CDS encoding RNA polymerase sigma factor, producing MNEEDAAQVRSCLEGNKEAMRAFVARFQSSIFGLCYRMLGHRHDAEDVAQEVFVRAFRSLHQWDSTRTLKPWLLTIAANRCRTFLSKRSKRPIPAEFAPELAVSQSPEPLQDLGEELQNAINLLREDHRTCFILFHQEQMSCQEIGEVLDRPEGTIKTWLHRSRQELASILRQRGIVPEVRHESR from the coding sequence GTGAATGAAGAAGATGCGGCGCAAGTCCGAAGTTGCCTGGAAGGTAATAAGGAGGCGATGCGCGCATTTGTTGCGAGGTTTCAAAGTTCTATTTTTGGACTCTGTTACCGTATGCTGGGACATCGGCATGATGCCGAAGACGTTGCACAGGAAGTGTTTGTTCGTGCATTTCGCAGCCTTCACCAATGGGATTCCACACGAACTTTAAAACCCTGGTTATTGACTATCGCCGCCAATCGATGCAGAACATTTCTGAGTAAACGGTCAAAACGACCCATTCCTGCAGAATTCGCTCCCGAATTGGCAGTCAGTCAATCACCGGAACCATTACAGGATCTTGGTGAGGAACTCCAGAACGCCATCAATCTATTACGTGAAGATCATCGAACGTGTTTTATCTTATTTCATCAAGAACAAATGAGCTGTCAAGAAATCGGCGAAGTTCTGGATAGACCGGAAGGTACCATCAAAACATGGCTCCACCGCTCCAGACAAGAATTAGCGTCAATCTTAAGACAGCGTGGAATCGTACCAGAGGTCAGACATGAATCTCGTTGA
- a CDS encoding DUF3352 domain-containing protein, which produces MKQLYPFQQNLERHFRLLISLAFVIAIYVSISASSAVASAPLSQLVDDNAGIYIEATDLNSHVKQFLASPLVTRFRQSHVFQSWLKSQDVKNLKQGLKDIESITQQPLLPLLNKIFGKSFGLAIFNNGPKQNPSFLFLTSVKDPANVQSLFENWSEKIEVSLTPASYQNIPYYVASHKTSSSEKSSPQAYYGFLEGTLIASENEKVLQSAIDLYVNQNLKKQPLKNQACIFNLKMYQRAQSVLSQSVAGSVFLNPRIWDEHIQTPKNDVERGVFNWWKKTGGFTVGLHLQNTVALEAVILFDSEAINLPLLDILRIPPEIPNNFSQIPKNALAVVSGQLNVHLLTQKIIDFYADKHPEKWQKIHAVSIGLLAGLDPVTELSKTLGPNFLFYSIPREELSFDAIAFDGLVALELSSPDQETNKASKPQYQIALENVVHYLMNSMITDHNAKLKNDTPPSILRIENHDLYEMRWIEGLGLYQPAYGINGQQIVFASSPELIKEFFTLKSEESLAALPLFQTWKETFFQEENQLCFLNISSIRTFIDENSDFLAKQLAKGQGGDIQKGQQKLSGLKSILESFDGIFFAAGLQKSQVRVIIGLGSLDTTN; this is translated from the coding sequence ATGAAACAGCTGTATCCATTCCAACAAAATCTGGAGCGACACTTCCGATTACTAATTTCACTGGCATTTGTAATAGCGATATATGTATCCATAAGTGCTTCATCAGCAGTAGCATCAGCGCCATTAAGCCAGTTAGTAGACGACAATGCAGGAATCTATATCGAAGCCACTGATCTCAATTCTCATGTAAAACAATTTCTTGCTTCTCCTCTCGTCACACGTTTTCGACAATCTCATGTCTTTCAATCATGGTTAAAAAGCCAAGATGTGAAAAACCTCAAACAGGGATTGAAAGATATTGAATCCATAACACAACAACCTCTGCTACCTTTGCTCAACAAAATATTTGGCAAATCGTTCGGCCTGGCAATCTTTAATAATGGTCCTAAACAGAATCCTTCATTTCTTTTTTTAACGAGTGTCAAAGATCCCGCTAACGTTCAAAGTCTTTTTGAAAACTGGTCTGAAAAAATAGAAGTCAGTTTGACTCCAGCTTCATACCAGAACATACCCTATTACGTAGCCAGCCATAAAACGTCTTCTTCTGAAAAATCTTCACCTCAGGCCTACTATGGCTTTCTTGAAGGGACACTCATTGCCTCTGAAAATGAGAAAGTCTTGCAATCAGCCATCGATCTGTACGTTAACCAGAACCTCAAAAAGCAGCCTCTCAAAAATCAAGCCTGCATATTCAATTTAAAGATGTACCAACGTGCCCAATCGGTATTGTCCCAAAGTGTCGCAGGCTCTGTGTTTTTGAACCCACGTATCTGGGATGAGCATATCCAAACACCCAAAAACGATGTCGAGAGGGGTGTCTTTAACTGGTGGAAGAAAACGGGGGGATTCACTGTTGGACTTCATCTCCAAAACACAGTGGCTCTTGAAGCAGTTATTCTGTTTGACTCCGAAGCAATCAACTTACCCTTGCTTGATATCTTACGAATTCCTCCAGAAATACCCAACAACTTCTCTCAGATTCCGAAAAATGCATTGGCGGTGGTCTCAGGTCAGCTTAACGTACATTTACTGACACAAAAAATAATCGATTTTTATGCTGACAAGCACCCCGAAAAATGGCAAAAAATTCATGCAGTCAGTATCGGTCTATTAGCAGGCTTAGATCCTGTGACGGAGCTCTCCAAAACTCTAGGACCAAACTTCCTGTTTTATTCCATTCCTCGGGAGGAGCTTTCCTTTGACGCGATCGCCTTTGATGGACTCGTTGCGTTAGAGCTTTCATCTCCAGACCAAGAAACAAATAAGGCTAGCAAGCCCCAATATCAAATCGCTTTGGAAAATGTAGTTCACTATCTGATGAACAGCATGATTACAGATCATAACGCAAAACTAAAAAATGATACTCCACCTTCCATTCTCAGAATTGAAAATCATGATCTCTACGAAATGCGGTGGATTGAAGGACTTGGACTTTATCAACCGGCATACGGAATAAATGGACAACAGATTGTCTTTGCCAGTTCTCCTGAACTCATCAAAGAGTTCTTCACATTAAAATCGGAGGAAAGTCTGGCGGCACTTCCGCTCTTCCAAACATGGAAAGAAACGTTTTTTCAAGAAGAGAATCAGCTTTGTTTTCTTAATATTTCATCAATTAGAACATTTATCGATGAAAATTCTGACTTTCTCGCAAAACAGCTTGCCAAGGGACAGGGGGGAGACATCCAGAAAGGTCAGCAAAAACTTTCCGGGCTGAAAAGCATACTCGAATCGTTCGATGGCATCTTCTTCGCAGCCGGTCTCCAAAAATCGCAAGTTCGGGTTATCATCGGCTTAGGCTCACTTGATACCACAAATTAA